Proteins co-encoded in one Homo sapiens chromosome 6 genomic scaffold, GRCh38.p14 alternate locus group ALT_REF_LOCI_3 HSCHR6_MHC_DBB_CTG1 genomic window:
- the HLA-DMA gene encoding HLA class II histocompatibility antigen, DM alpha chain precursor (The RefSeq protein has 1 substitution compared to this genomic sequence), translating into MGHEQNQGAALLQMLPLLWLLPHSWAVPEAPTPMWPDDLQNHTFLHTVYCQDGSPSVGLSEAYDEDQLFFFDFSQNTRVPRLPEFADWAQEQGDAPAILFDKEFCEWMIQQIGPKLDGKIPVSRGFPIAEVFTLKPLEFGKPNTLVCFVSNLFPPMLTVNWQHHSVPVEGFGPTFVSAVDGLSFQAFSYLNFTPEPSDIFSCIVTHEIDRYTAIAYWVPRNALPSDLLENVLCGVAFGLGVLGIIVGIVLIIYFRKPCSGD; encoded by the exons ATGGGTCATGAACAGAACCAAGGAGCTGCGCTGCTACAGATGTTACCACTTCTGTGGCTGCTACCCCACTCCTGGGCCGTCCCTGAAG CTCCTACTCCAATGTGGCCAGATGACCTGCAAAACCACACATTCCTGCACACAGTGTACTGCCAGGATGGGAGTCCCAGTGTGGGACTCTCTGAGGCCTACGACGAGGACCAGCTTTTCTTCTTCGACTTTTCCCAGAACACTCGGGTGCCTCGCCTGCCCGAATTTGCTGACTGGGCTCAGGAACAGGGAGATGCTCCTGCCATTTTATTTGACAAAGAGTTCTGCGAGTGGATGATCCAGCAAATAGGGCCAAAACTTGATGGGAAAATCCCGGTgtccagag GGTTTCCTATCGCTGAAGTGTTCACGCTGAAGCCCCTGGAGTTTGGCAAGCCCAACACTTTGGTCTGTTTTGTCAGTAATCTCTTCCCACCCATGCTGACAGTGAACTGGCAGCATCATTCCATCCCTGTGGAAGGATTTGGGCCTACTTTTGTCTCAGCTGTCGATGGACTCAGCTTCCAGGCCTTTTCTTACTTAAACTTCACACCAGAACCTTCTGACATTTTCTCCTGCATTGTGACTCACGAAATTGACCGCTACACAGCAATTGCCTATTGGG TACCCCGGAACGCACTGCCCTCAGATCTGCTGGAGAATGTGCTGTGTGGCGTGGCCTTTGGCCTGGGTGTGCTGGGCATCATCGTGGGCATTGTTCTCATCATCTACTTCCGGAAGCCTTGCTCAGGTG ACTGA